From a region of the Ketobacter sp. MCCC 1A13808 genome:
- a CDS encoding patatin-like phospholipase family protein encodes MRKINSTTTHLDSALVLSGGGARAAYQVGVLKAIADIMPESTRNPFGIICGTSAGAINATALAAGADNFRNAVYNIENVWRSFHPAQVYRSDPVGVFSHGLRWALSVVLGSRSEASLLDNKPLGKLLKQLIKFEHIEQAIDDGHLRAIAVTASGYSSGHSVAFFQGSADISAWKRFQRVGMRTHLGVEHLMASSAIPVVFPAVRINREYFGDGAVRQLAPISPALHLGARKVLVVGVSGNRSAPQLKKSGAEYPSMATITGHLMNSVFLDSLEYDVERLERINDMLKVLPESVRKKTAIPLNPIENLVISPSQGLDRIAAKYLHVLPLSIRVFLHGIGATRTSGSSILSYLLFERAFCRELIALGYHDGMAKAAELEKFICDD; translated from the coding sequence ATGCGCAAAATAAACAGTACAACCACACATCTGGATAGCGCATTAGTGCTCTCCGGCGGGGGCGCGAGGGCAGCGTATCAGGTTGGGGTATTAAAGGCGATCGCAGACATCATGCCGGAATCCACCCGCAACCCGTTCGGTATCATTTGTGGTACCTCTGCCGGCGCAATCAATGCCACCGCTCTTGCGGCCGGCGCCGATAATTTTCGTAATGCGGTTTATAACATCGAAAATGTTTGGCGCTCATTTCACCCGGCCCAGGTCTATCGTTCGGATCCAGTGGGGGTTTTCAGTCATGGGTTGCGCTGGGCATTGAGTGTGGTGTTGGGTTCCCGAAGCGAAGCGTCTTTATTGGACAATAAGCCCCTCGGCAAGTTACTGAAGCAGCTGATCAAGTTTGAACATATTGAGCAGGCCATTGATGATGGCCATTTGCGCGCGATCGCCGTGACCGCATCCGGCTACAGTTCGGGCCATTCCGTCGCTTTCTTTCAAGGCTCGGCCGATATCAGTGCCTGGAAGCGTTTCCAGCGCGTCGGCATGCGCACCCATCTCGGTGTAGAGCACTTGATGGCGTCCTCTGCCATCCCTGTTGTCTTTCCGGCGGTGCGTATTAACCGCGAGTATTTTGGTGATGGAGCTGTACGCCAGTTGGCTCCGATTAGCCCTGCCTTGCATTTGGGTGCCCGAAAGGTGTTAGTGGTTGGAGTGAGCGGCAACCGCTCTGCGCCACAGCTAAAAAAATCCGGCGCGGAATACCCTTCCATGGCAACTATAACCGGGCATCTAATGAATAGCGTGTTTCTGGACAGTCTGGAATACGATGTGGAAAGGCTGGAACGAATCAACGACATGCTCAAGGTGTTGCCGGAATCAGTGCGCAAAAAAACGGCGATTCCATTGAACCCGATTGAGAACCTGGTTATTTCTCCTTCCCAGGGACTGGATCGCATTGCTGCTAAGTATCTGCATGTTTTGCCGCTCAGCATCCGTGTCTTTCTGCACGGCATTGGTGCGACCCGTACCTCCGGTTCGAGTATTCTCAGTTACCTCCTATTCGAGCGTGCTTTTTGCCGGGAACTGATCGCGCTGGGTTATCACGATGGCATGGCGAAAGCGGCGGAACTGGAAAAATTTATTTGCGATGATTAG
- a CDS encoding histidine phosphatase family protein, with amino-acid sequence MSSITHLILIRHGQIQANVDKRWHGWTDSELTETGLLQAERVAQRIAREHPDVTAIYASPLKRTYKTAENIARLLDLDIIEEPQIKEYGIGVLEGERFSDLHKTHAFFEQVEADPLYAPQAGESISQVGCRVRTALQGFVERHPGEKIVAVSHGAAMALGLAGLLDDGDWYAWNKYHFMNTSITELTIASDANTLVRLNCTEHLEGL; translated from the coding sequence ATGAGCAGTATTACCCATCTAATTCTCATCAGACACGGACAAATCCAGGCCAATGTTGATAAACGCTGGCATGGCTGGACCGACAGTGAACTGACCGAGACCGGCCTGCTGCAAGCCGAGCGTGTGGCGCAGCGCATTGCCAGGGAACACCCCGATGTTACCGCTATCTATGCCAGCCCGTTGAAACGAACCTATAAAACCGCCGAAAACATTGCACGACTACTCGATCTGGACATCATCGAAGAGCCGCAAATTAAAGAATACGGAATTGGTGTACTGGAAGGCGAACGTTTTAGCGACCTACATAAAACCCATGCTTTTTTTGAACAAGTGGAAGCCGACCCGCTTTACGCCCCGCAAGCAGGAGAATCCATTTCACAGGTGGGGTGCCGGGTGAGAACGGCGTTGCAAGGGTTCGTGGAACGGCATCCCGGCGAAAAGATTGTGGCCGTCAGCCACGGCGCTGCAATGGCATTAGGACTGGCGGGATTACTGGATGATGGCGATTGGTATGCCTGGAATAAATACCATTTTATGAACACCAGCATTACCGAGCTTACGATAGCGTCTGATGCGAATACGCTGGTGCGGCTGAATTGCACCGAACATCTGGAAGGCTTATAA